The following proteins are encoded in a genomic region of Brachypodium distachyon strain Bd21 chromosome 1, Brachypodium_distachyon_v3.0, whole genome shotgun sequence:
- the LOC104581696 gene encoding uncharacterized protein LOC104581696, translated as MAIGIIIEEEIGSYEEYLDMATQTLIIDGIADLRAMISNGNTITICWLFRIVEYLVRYHLGHILECDTAVYSSGTCDVHLILDSTRDPIILPPVTPAEHFRVIVHPVSGGQSYEAYLLECREAFHSNRVMGITGVTTDSQPDGIYYCMHIANELKRTDEAKEIVTSGWIYGRGLYAVDMVTVHQDTTITEVLPGTGRMSKWNYWSRCKLKRKPLVLKH; from the exons ATGGCAATAGGTATCATCATCGAGGAGGAGATCGGGTCGTACGAGGAGTACCTCGACATGGCCACG CAAACTCTAATCATCGATGGGATCGCTGATCTTAGAGCCATGATTTCCAACGGAAATACAATAA CAATTTGCTGGCTCTTCAGAATTGTGGAGTACTTGGTCAGGTATCATTTGGGGCACATTCTCG AATGCGACACGGCGGTGTATTCTTCTGGCACCTGCGAT GTTCATCTAATCCTTGACAGCACCAGAGATCCTATCATCCTTCCTCCTGTAACCCCTGCAGAACATTTTAGAGTAATTGTGCATCCAGTGTCAGGTGGGCAGTCTTATGAGGCATATCTTCTGGAGTGCAGG GAGGCCTTTCACAGCAACAGAGTAATGGGCATCACAGGTGTCACTACAGACAGTCAGCCAGACG GTATATACTATTGCATGCATATTGCAAATGAACTTAAAAGGACTGATGAAGCAAAAGAAATAG TTACCAGTGGGTGGATCTATGGACGGGGGCTTTATGCA GTAGACATGGTCACGGTCCATCAAGACACAACAATAACCGAGGTGCTTCCTGGGACTGGCAGAATGTCCAA GTGGAACTATTGGTCGAGGTGTAAGCTCAAGAGGAAGCCGTTGGTGCTGAAGCACTAG
- the LOC100832889 gene encoding ribonucleoside-diphosphate reductase small chain, which translates to MPAAPNLVDAEEPLLAESSDRFSMFPIRYPQIWEFYKKAVASFWTAEEVDLSSDARHWDETLSPDERHFISHVLAFFAASDGIVLENLASRFMSDVQVAEARAFYGFQIAIENIHSEMYSLLLETYIRDAAEKDRLFRAVDTVPAVRRKAVWSMRWIEGGERFAERLVAFACVEGIFFSGSFCAIFWLKKRGLMPGLTFSNELISRDEGLHCDFACLLYELLNGKLEESRVREIVADAVDIEREFICDALPCALVGMNAGLMGQYIEFVADRLLTALGCSKMYNAVNPFDWMELISLQGKTNFFEKRVGDYQKASVMSNLNGGAATNHVFSIDEDF; encoded by the coding sequence atgccggcggcgccgaATCTCGTCGACGCGGAGGAGCCTCTGCTGGCGGAGTCCTCGGACCGCTTCTCCATGTTCCCGATCCGGTACCCGCAGATCTGGGAGTTCTACAAGAAGGCGGTGGCGTCCTTCtggacggccgaggaggtggaccTCTCCTCGGACGCGCGCCACTGGGACGAGACGCTCTCCCCCGACGAGCGCCACTTCATCTCCCACGTgctcgccttcttcgccgcctccGACGGCATCGTGCTCGAGAACCTCGCCTCCCGGTTCATGTCCGACGTGCAGGTGGCCGAGGCCCGCGCCTTCTACGGCTTCCAGATCGCCATCGAGAACATCCACTCGGAGATGTACTCCCTGCTGCTCGAGACCTACATCCGCGACGCCGCCGAGAAGGACCGCCTCTTCCGCGCCGTCGACACCGtccccgccgtccgccgcaAGGCCGTCTGGTCCATGCGCTGGATCGAAGGCGGCGAGCGCTTCGCCGAGCGCCTCGTCGCCTTCGCCTGCGTCGAGGGCATCTTCTTCTCGGGCTCCTTCTGCGCCATCTTCTGGCTCAAGAAGCGTGGTCTCATGCCGGGGCTCACCTTCTCCAACGAGCTCATCTCGCGCGACGAGGGGCTGCACTGCGACTTCGCCTGCCTCCTCTACGAACTCCTCAACGGCAAGCTCGAGGAGTCCCGCGTCCGCGAGATCGTCGCCGACGCCGTTGACATCGAGAGGGAGTTCATCTGCGACGCTCTGCCATGTGCCCTCGTCGGCATGAACGCCGGACTCATGGGCCAGTACATCGAGTTCGTCGCCGACCGCCTGCTCACGGCTCTGGGGTGCAGCAAGATGTACAACGCCGTCAACCCGTTCGACTGGATGGAGCTCATCTCGCTGCAGGGCAAGACCAACTTCTTCGAGAAGCGCGTCGGCGACTACCAGAAGGCTTCCGTGATGTCGAACCtcaacggcggcgccgctACCAATCACGTCTTCAGCATCGACGAGGATTTCTGA
- the LOC106865810 gene encoding RNA-binding protein 42, with translation MQQSSEDLNTGGEEFVIQPPPTRIPSAAEERKKAEEQGFKLFMGNLGLEIDEAFLTRVFSKYGSFVPASAIIRRDKDGRTLQYGYVAFSKHEDVVAAYDQFKDGYMGSSGRVRLSWSPDYTGTWKNLTQAQLQERIEARRRESRAAVPW, from the exons ATGCAGCAGTCCTCGGAGGACCTCAACACCGGCGGGGAGGAGTTCGTCATCCAACCTCCGCCAACCAGAATACCCAGCGCGGCCGAAGAACGGAAGAAGGCCGAGGAACAAG GGTTCAAACTGTTTATGGGGAATCTGGGACTCGAGATCGACGAGGCCTTCCTGACGCGCGTCTTCTCCAAGTACGGATCCTTCGTCCCCGCCTCCGCCATCATCAGGAGGGACAAGGACGGGAGAACCTTGCAGTACGGTTACGTCGCCTTCTCCAAGCACGAGGACGTGGTAGCAGCATACGACCAATTCAAGG ACGGCTACATGGGGAGTTCTGGCCGGGTCAGGCTATCATGGAGCCCCGATTATACAGGGACGTGGAAGAACCTGACACAAGCACAGCTGCAGGAAAG GATAGAAGCGCGGAGGAGGGAGTCCAGGGCAGCTGTGCCCTGGTGA